Proteins from a single region of Trichoplusia ni isolate ovarian cell line Hi5 chromosome 3, tn1, whole genome shotgun sequence:
- the LOC113492171 gene encoding ribosomal L1 domain-containing protein CG13096, which translates to MVNVKQDTIQKIKKNGMKKSKIEKINKKVKAKKLSVSNVPTKLAVPTKLETVSIKPEKQAVIVEVKKEASPKKTGKYVMPTQSITADVVENCLNALLNVIVNHDKKKSAIFDDEKPIFAEIRCIKIQNTRGNVRFVLPHSTVASTGEVCLVTPDVKKGRKHDHEPTIERWEDILRKAQVTGVKTILPVRQLRVEYDQYELKRRLLTQHDFIMVDTRVLNHVSHILGKMFFKKHNMLIPVRINEEKNIKKSIETGLRTAILRLSEGETSTVTIGHTAMSQDKLKANILSLVQQLSTKFPGGEANIRAISIKLPLSISLPLYLTLRPSSTVKPPKLTQKRPKNYNVLEDELSTIPGKTVRVAPDGSVQLKKIKKTPVASEVAEEEIDSGSDEEDEEESEVESEANDD; encoded by the exons ATGGTGAACGTAAAGCAGGACACgatacagaaaattaaaaaaaatgggatGAAAAAGTCtaaaattgagaaaataaataaaaaagttaaggCTAAGAAACTAAGCGTCAGCAATGTACCAACAAAGCTAGCAGTACCAACAAAGCTAGAAACTGTGTCCATAAAACCAGAAAAGCAAGCTGTAATTGTAGAAGTTAAAAAGGAGGCGTCACCGAAGAAGACAGGGAAATATGTGATGCCGACACAGAGCATTACGGCAGACGTCGTTGAAAATTGTCTTAACGCTTTACTCAACGTTATAGTTAATCATGACAAGAAGAAGTCAGCAATCTTTGACGACGAGAAGCCAATATTCGCAGAAATACGTTGCATTAAAATTCAGAATACTAGAGGCAATGTCAGATT TGTACTGCCACACAGCACAGTAGCCTCTACTGGCGAAGTGTGCCTAGTAACACCAGATGTGAAGAAAGGTAGGAAACATGACCATGAACCTACCATTGAACGCTGGGAAGATATTTTAAGGAAAGCACAAGTTACTGGT GTCAAAACAATTCTTCCAGTGAGACAGTTACGAGTAGAGTATGATCAATATGAATTGAAACGCAGACTACTCACGCAGCATGACTTTATCATGGTAGACACTAGAGTCCTAAACCATGTATCACATATATTAGGAAAGATGTTCTTCAAAAAACACAATATGCTTATACCAGTAAggataaatgaagaaaaaaacataaagaaaagtATTGAAACGGGTTTGCGTACTGCTATATTACGTTTGAGTGAAGGGGAAACCTCAACGGTTACTATTGGCCATACTGCTATGTCTCAGGATAAATTGAAGGCCAACATTCTGTCCTTAGTTCAACAACTTTCAACTAAATTCCCTGGAGGAGAAGCTAATATTAGAGCAATCTCTATAAAGTTGCCGTTATCAATATCTCTACCATTATATCTTACTCTGC GTCCATCAAGCACAGTTAAGCCACCGAAACTAACACAGAAGAGACCTAAAAACTACAATGTATTGGAGGATGAGCTGTCCACCATTCCTGGAAAGACTGTCCGGGTAGCTCCTGATGGCAGTGTGCAgttgaagaaaataaagaagacACCAGTTGCAAG TGAGGTAGCAGAAGAAGAAATTGATTCAGGTTCAGATGAAGAAGATGAGGAAGAGTCAGAAGTGGAATCAGAAGCCAATGATGATTAG